One Pieris brassicae chromosome 11, ilPieBrab1.1, whole genome shotgun sequence DNA window includes the following coding sequences:
- the LOC123716483 gene encoding putative serine protease K12H4.7 translates to MLRIFNVSICLHISQRYSRIMTVFKAVIIFQYLQFVYTSSVFYNSGFKYLTENVLHQIASSADISTTNTRWILQKVDHFDDKSETWKMRYFENLQFFKDKGPVYIYIGGESEASPRYLSAGIIKALAQETNGAMFMTEHRYYGKSLPFDDILGDVKHMKWLSSRQALADIAHLIKSIKTNPTFKLSKVVVIGGSYAGSLAAWMRLMYSDLVDAAISSSGPVLAKKDFFEYIEKVNEDYELYGTEECLDKIKKDFVTYEKMLQSPKGIEELKNKFNICPECDMNVVENQWVFFSSITAEFMFNSQYGNPQRIKEHCSTIDNSMRYNTSNTMLWNSKSNCISFSFDYMIKGIQKTLWAYSWFYQTCTEFGYFQTTTSDLQPFGKVLPLDFYVKTCRNVYGSDFNEARVDKGVDTTNKIYGGLSPNVTRVVFVNGDMDPWSKLGIVEDLSSEAPATVIHRASHCADLFPEVPSATEEIKEAAKHVKYLIKRWIGVDDNSMF, encoded by the coding sequence atgctacGAATTTTCAATGTAAGCATTTGCCTACATATTTCCCAAAGATACAGTCGCATAATGACTGTTTTCAAAgctgtaataatatttcaatacctCCAGTTTGTATACACTTCCAGTGTATTTTATAACAgtggttttaaatatttaactgaaAATGTCCTTCACCAAATTGCTAGCAGTGCAGACATAAGCACAACAAATACAAGATGGATCTTGCAGAAAGTAGATCATTTTGATGATAAATCTGAAACATGGAAAATGAGGTATTTTGAGAATCTCCAATTTTTCAAAGACAAAGGACCCGTTTACATTTACATAGGTGGAGAGAGTGAGGCATCTCCTCGTTATTTATCAGCTGGAATTATAAAAGCCCTCGCGCAGGAGACTAATGGTGCTATGTTCATGACTGAACATCGGTACTATGGGAAAAGTTTACCATTTGATGATATTTTAGGAGATGTTAAACACATGAAATGGTTATCATCACGACAAGCATTGGCTGATATtgcacatttaataaaaagtataaaaacaaatcccacctttaaattatcaaaagtAGTAGTTATTGGAGGGTCCTACGCGGGAAGCTTAGCGGCTTGGATGCGGCTTATGTATTCTGATTTAGTAGATGCTGCGATTTCAAGTAGTGGGCCAGTATTAGCGAAAAAAGATTTCTTTGAGTACATAGAAAAAGTTAATGAGGATTATGAATTGTATGGTACTGAAGAGTGTTTggacaaaattaaaaaggatTTTGTAACATATGAAAAAATGCTCCAGAGCCCCAAAGGTATTGAAgagctaaaaaataaatttaatatttgtccTGAATGCGATATGAATGTCGTAGAAAATCAGTGGGTGTTTTTTTCGAGTATTACGGCagaatttatgtttaattctCAATATGGAAATCCACAGCGTATTAAAGAACATTGCTCAACGATAGACAACTCTATGAGATATAACACTTCTAATACAATGTTATGGAATTCGAAAAGCAATTGTATCAGCTTTTCATTTGATTATATGATAAAGGGAATACAGAAAACCCTGTGGGCATACTCATGGTTTTATCAGACTTGTACAGAATTTGGATATTTCCAAACAACGACGTCTGATTTACAACCATTTGGCAAAGTTCTTCCCCTGGATTTCTATGTAAAAACATGTCGAAATGTGTATGGGTCTGACTTCAACGAAGCCAGGGTTGACAAAGGCGTAGATACAACTAACAAAATTTACGGTGGGTTAAGTCCAAATGTAACTCGTGTAGTTTTCGTCAACGGTGACATGGATCCATGGAGTAAGTTGGGTATTGTTGAAGATCTTTCGTCTGAAGCGCCAGCTACTGTGATTCATCGAGCTTCACATTGTGCCGACTTATTTCCAGAAGTGCCTAGTGCTACAGAAGAAATTAAAGAAGCTGCCAAACATGTTAAGTACCTTATTAAGCGTTGGATTGGTGTAGATGATAATTCTATgttctaa